In the genome of Chrysoperla carnea chromosome 5, inChrCarn1.1, whole genome shotgun sequence, the window ttcAGTGTTgtggttttttttgttgctgtaaaattaatataatttatattaaaaatttaattaataatatagttaattaaaaaaattgtatcgatataatatttttaattatgataatttaaaacaaatttttaatttatgttttacacGAATATATTATGGGAaaactttgatattaatttgtgaatgaaaatttttttctggagTGAAttggtgaaaattattttgagagtgATTATTTTTGTACCAGGATTTATTAACGAGGAAGTTTTTTACTTTGTGTCGCCTTCAGGTATTTACCTTACATTAATATCTAGATATAAcgtatactttaaattagaaataattaaaaaaaataataataatgatacttTCAACGTTTCGACTGCTTGTTTAGACTTTTTCAAACACTTAATCGTTATAGAACTCACATGTGATTTTTGTGTGTGCACCCTCATATCGACAAAACgggatgaaaattgaaaaaaaaatgctaaaacGTAAAATTCACTCATTTTGAGGTTGAACGAAAAGAAAGACACAGTTTTTTGTACGGGGtctttttttgtgaataaacaGGAGTCTAATAACGTTTTAAATGCAGTCAGTTTCGTGTAAAAAgactttatttcatttaaattccaTTTAAAGACATTTAAAtggaattatatatattttagtatattcCGATTTTTTGCTTCgtaaaaagctttttatttgaaatattttttccggTAGGTTTTAATTTTCGGTTTTTACGTCTAAAACCTGTTAGAATAGTATAGAAAAAAGTTCGGAAAAAAGTTATatgtttttcgataaaaaataactataaagtcgaaattataataaaactattattttagctggtcaaaaatttgaaatcttgGGTAAAAAATTAACGCCTTAGAAAGTATGTGGTAGCGAGAATTCAATTCCTTTCACTGATATCTGCGAATATGATGTGAGAAACCAGGTTTTGTAAGAAAGCTCCATGTTCGGATTCAGTATCCCAAAAAACATAATTCAATCGACGAAAATGTTATTCAATTGAATACTGGATTTTTTGCAATAAGAGGCTCTTTCTTGATATGCTTTTTTGCCATATTAGGAATAGACAGAATGTTTGCGTGTCTTTGACTGAGAAGCTTTCATTTGTTAGTTATATGTGAGTGATTCAaggaaacatattttaatatataatttcaatagTACTTAAGTAAATTTCtttaaagattgataaaaatgttaattttaagtttgtacAAAATCGATATctatggtattaattattattaattggaattattgataatattattataaaatttataatattaatttcaaaatgtattaGTAACAATATACTTTGTTAGATTTCTATAATCgtaatttgatcaatttgattGATAAAGAATGGAATAGAAGGTATAACATGTCATTGATCAATCAATGcgatattattcaataatattagatgataataaaaagtggttttattttattttatattctttacgATTTATATCAGGTGTCTTCTTTATCGATATCTAATTGATTTGCAGTAACATTAGCAGTGAGAACATGTagagtaattaaaaaacaaatccatACAATgaattatcgtaaatatttctgtagGTATTACTTTACCAGAAAAAATTTCAGAGGAAAAATTATtgtgaaattttgaacaattttaggAACTTATTGTCAGAATTTCCAGTTTCTTAATATTACTAGAAAAttccaatttgtatttttctctTACCCCCTCCCAGTTCCCCAATTGGCGCAAATCCAATGTCGCTCTCATTTCTCATTCATGAGGAATCATGAGAGAAAATTTGTACCCCAACACACATACACAAATTGCCAGAAGAACTTCTTTATTCTGGGTTAATTAATTGAAGAGGTAACTAACGCAAAAATGTTAATTCGTTGTGGTCTGTGGTCGAAAAATGTTTGTTGAAATAGCTTGAAGTTCAGAACTGATTCTCGTCATAAACTTTCGAAATCAATTAGAAAAACCGAATTAGCCAGAAAATTATGTTGGGactaaagaaaacaaaatttataaatcatgagaaaaaattgtatacaaaagtCAATGGAGACTATCGACCCTTTTCAATTCAAGACAAGGTGAATAATTTATACCTCACATGATCGTTTTTATTGTTACTCAAAACAaggcattataaaaatttagcaaTTTGGTGCCTCTAAAAACTTTCGTCCTTAAGTGTTTTCTTTAGTTTAGTACATTCTCTAAATTATCGTATAAGCAACTTTTTTGCCAATctcatttttctaataataatttttgagaaaaaaaaaacagtctcCATCATAAACTACccaacatttaataataaatctgtTAACTTTCTGTTAAATCCTACCTGAAAATGGGACATCCCGTTCAAATCGGAAAATGGAACATCCCATTCAAGTCAAGTAAAAGCACTTTCTGGTTTGTATTGGTATAAATAACGATaggaattattaaaatcattatatatcGAAATAAAAGTGAATAAAGGAATTCAGAATTCCGACCTAAAAACGGGTAACTTTTTGATGCCATAATAATTTTAGAGAAGCCtacaataattcataatatttgtttatgaatTCGTTTCACTTAGTTGCTAATTAAATTTAGGCGTGAAATAGAAGAGCTTAGAAAGAGAAACATTAGAACACCACCTGTTTTCCTCTTAAAGAACCAAAAAGATGTATATAGTAGATGCTATACGatcaatattacaaattttgcgGACACCCGATATAAATATTGtgcttgaaacaaaatattattaacgcattattattatgttggcATTTGTGGTATTAGTGGATTTATAAACAAGTTTTACCTGattctaataaaaaaccaattttttttctttctttcttctTTACCTTTACTTATCATTTTAGAGTAAAAGTTTATTCATCTTGATAATGCGTCATATATTGGTAATTAAATACTTtggtattgtttttaatttaaatttttaagctaaTGGTGAGAAGAACACTTTCTGAGAAATATTGATTTGCTGTAtataataagtgaaaataaaaactttgctATTTGTTTCAGCATCCTGCATATactgaatctttttttttgaactacTTACGGTTGAATTACAGAAAAACATGTGCATACcacatttcattattttaaacaagaatAGTCAAGATAGAAATCAGATAATTTTGTCTTGTCTTTTACCGAATATTTGGCGAATGGATGAAAACTTTGCAATGAAAACTTTTCGAATGAAAATAAACTCGTAAATTTCAGTCCTTTTCTCGAACAGTTTGGAAAGAATTTCAGGGTTGCCAAAGTTTTTCCATTACTGTTTTCATAATGATTCAAATGAACATAAAATACCAACCctgaacaaaatttacaattatcatTGAAATCGATCAAATGAAAGGTAGAATGGTAGCCAAAAATAAACCCAATCTTTGTTTTATGACCTTTTTCGACACAGAAACGATGGACTCATATAAATGAATTGGCAGAGACTAGATGAGGCTTGCATAATGTCTCAGACCCTATGTGTGATACGggatatataaagaaaaactattttactgTAGAAACATGGCAAAGATCTGATATTTATAGCCGTCGGAGGGAGTACAAATACTCTGCACTATCAAAAGATGCAAGTAACAAAAAAAGTAGGATGATGTATAATCACAGAAATagttattttaccaaaaaaccgaaaaatcattaaaccgattatggatgcatataaattatatttcaaactcTGACCTTGTTGATATTAATATTCTATTAAGTTTAGCACTTATGTAAATTTCGACACGTATAGATTTGATTAGATTAGATTTGAAGTTACTTCAAGATTGGTATAGAAGTTCTACAGCTTTAATGAACTTTACTGGAGTGGAGATCAGTTTATCCCAAATGATGGTGTTTGTTGAGAGAGATACTTTCGTATTCAAATAGAATGTGTATACCGATTTCTTCCTCTTCATGAGTAAAAtttagaatagaatagaatattaGAATGcccaaaaagtatgaaaagcCATTTATAAAAACCTTTGAACAATCATGGAATGAGTGTTTGTCAAGAGAGGTTAAGCTCGTATACCACTCATTAttctagttaaattttttttgtgattttcgaTACCCCAAGAATTGGTTCATACCCCAAAAATAGAGTCGTTTGGTAGATCTAGCTCTTGGTTTATTCTTTAAGGCACTCCcttaagtttgaaatagtgaaaatagtgaCTATTCACTATTGTCACTATATATATTCACTACTataaaatagtagttttttatACTCTTCTTCTTCGTTTTTAGAGATTATATGACTCTAGAATTACGATATTAATTAGCAGCAGTAAAATTGTTGACTAGACTTTTCCGTATAGTATATAAATAAGAATgcagtaatttaaaaattgcactTTTTAAAGCTTAATTTTAATGTGTAAAGAAATTAATAACGACTAGGAAATAATACCAGATTATTATcaacattaacaaaaaaacacgtctTCAAAGATCACAAAAAACAACATCATATCCTCTGGAGATGTTTAATTGCTATCATATAAGTTTACTATAATAAACCATCACATTAAACTtgatattagtttaaaataaggtCTAGAGTCAGGCGTATTGGGTAGTGATTTCCAAGCGACTGgaaatgatgaatttttaatatcatgtaGTCCTAAGTATTCTGATTAAATGTCTCAATTTGCACAATGAAATATAATGGacagtttttgagttatttattaAGCATTTTCTCCACtgataaagtaatatttttcgttcttatttcaatataaatttgaacTAAATCATGAAATTAGTATTTCAGCGAATTTTATATATCTTAAAATTGGTTAAGATAGCTGGATCACACAAgaaaaatcttaagaaatcttcaaaactttgAATATAAGTAATTGGAAGCCTAATGCACATGCTGTTAAATATTATCAAccctaaaaatacaatttacctAAAGTTACATGAAAAGACAATTTACTCATCTAAAATgacataatttcaattaaaaatggcATGTTTTACTCATGTAACATGCGAGAAGCGTGGAAAcatggaaattatttaaattttttcctttgaagaagacttaacaaaaaactaatatttggaagaatattatatttcgaatcattaaaaaaaatgatataattatcaatttagtttccataaaatattaaattaaatatttcatttatttaaatgattaagtatttttaatgaagGGAATGTATTCAGTCTAGTATACATGTGTATCCATTCCTATGTAtattaatgcattaaaatatcaaaaaaatatgtacattgtGAAATCAGATTCAGAAAGCTTAGAATAACAACTTAACTGGGGGACGTTTTCCATAAGATTTGTGCGTCATGTAATGAAAACTTTCATAACCGGGGTCTAATTTTTCAGGATTCGGTAATTTTACAATTGCTTGTGCAGTAAGCACAATTAGTGCTGAacatcattgaattttttattcaatatcttCTTATTTGAACATCGTCCTCAATGACGAGATAACTTGAGAGAAGTCCTCGGCTGTTCTACGTCTGGTCCTAGACcaatttatatttctaaaatgaaaCTACTCTTTAAAAGatgattgtaaatatttatataatcataGGCTTTGGATATTAAATTAGACGAATAACATACTTCAGCTAAACTAACTCGTATGTATACTTGAATGTGAAAGATTTCAAGCGATGTGAATTGTTATTGATTGGAACTTTTTAGTGCATGTGTTCAATGTGCTGTTCAATAAAATAAGACAAAGTATCACTTTGAATTTTCCATCGTTGGGCATTTTTTCTGATTTCAACATAATAAggaatatcagaaatatttctCCGCTCCGGGCAGAAAGTGCCAACTCTCTTCCCGCTGTGCTAAACTTTATTGACACTTTCGGCCTCCGTtgagcagaaaaaaattttcacaccaCATGACCAAGTAAAGAAAGTCTCTCGTCTCATGGTCATTGTCACTCGAGCCGAAGTCGAGGGTGATAAGCATTCTCTTTTGTTCCCTAGATGTGTACTGTACTATTTTtcgcatttcttaacaaaaatgACAATACCGTAAAAGAGATATCCAGAAAATATTCctttttgcttagaatattttcatgccaaaattcgcatttttaatttcttcattaccaatttgtccagtttttacattccatagcacactagttataaaagtttatttttaatttggaaaatatactATCATTTGAATAGCCGGATTATATTGCGGTTGAAATTAAATCTGGCTAaggcatatttataaattttaaattgataaaacaatATATGAATAGGcaagtcaaaaatttattcttcattATCGCCTAGACTATGcgatatatctttaaaaatggttgtaaacttttatttaattatacttaaCATAATGGATTATgtgatttatgaaaaaaatctgtAATATAACTAACAGAGGCGActttagaaatatttgaaataacgtatttataaatacttatatataaCAACTTAACTAACGTTTGTGAGACTGGAAGAAAACTTCctatatttttacaaagaaatcgagaaatttaaaatgaaaattaagtgaaaatcattctaatacttttataagaataatactctaaacaaaaaaaaaaaaattatttgttattccaCTAATgagttaacaaattttattgcacAGCAAATGTTTTCTAATTGTGGAAAATGTACCTACTTAATATTGGGATTGCAAAAAACAAATGGTTCGATGGTAAATTctgcaataatttattttctactttgcttattttaataattttcatttttcttttatcaattaCTTACCATTATTTacgattatttttcttttggatTGAAAACCTTTTTACTTTCTCTGTCAGAAAGTTAGAGGTACTCAATACTCAATTGTAAATcgccaaaattataaaaagctccttgtttaaaaatcgagtGTTAGTAAATTGATATGTATACGGTAAAGATACATAATGACTGTAGTATAAagcatttatgttatttaattattcaaattatttaaatattattaaaataattattaattgcagCACGGTAATTTCaaagaaggaaaaaaatatagtcaTGTTTATCTATGAAATTGACacgattataaaatttttaattgttggataaaagattatttttgcattgttaccttaaacttatttttaaagaagtctTTATTGTCACGAGAAAAATGGTTCTTACTACTGTAAAAtcctattttaataagaaatatctCCAGCAATATATTTCTGTTATGGCaggtatgaaaattttgtttagtatttcagaaaaaaaattgtattttatatcaagAAGCTACTGAAATTGTCCAAGTATTCATGGaatcaatttatcaaaaattttgtatgaatgcAATCCATCATTTATACCCAGCTCAAAGTTGATAGGATTGTTAAAAATACCATCATAAATGCTGAAATCGCGAAAAACCAGTTTTGCGACCTTTGACCACGAGTAAGTTTTTTTCCAGGTATCGGATTGATGAGGTCTTTTTAGATTATGGTGTTTTGAACCATATCACTTTTGAGCTGGgtgcgaatttttgtaccttcactcctattttttgatttaatttgacCGAATAACTACTCTTACTATagtaacaaagaaaaattttttcgaagagaGGTTAGGAGCCTAAAAGGAGAAAAATTAGTCTTTACGCTAATTCATTACGATCATACGCCATTGATCTTAAACTTGAGGTACTTGTGCGTCATTGGTCTCATACTTGAGGCACTTGGTCGGCATACctaacatttttcaataatttttcaaatttttgtcataatattAGATTATTTAGTTATTTCAATGAAATGAGTGACATGTCCTTTTTAAGTAATTCTAAAATACAAagaataaagataatttattttgtaatttttcagcTTCGctagtattttttgtttgtggaAATCAAATGGGCACAATGAGTCcatatttagtaattttaaacgTTGATGGTTATCATGAAGTTCCAAAAATAAGCTCTCTAATTGTGTCTTGGCTGTCTAGCATCTACAATATAGGAATATTATTTGGAGCATTAATGTCAACGTATGCAAATGATATCCTAGGTAGAAAATTATCAATGATATTATTCACGTTTCCAGCTCTGTTATCACAAATCTTTCAATATTTCGCTGTAAACATTTCTATGGTTTTTATATCACTTTTTTTACGTGGTATAACAAGCTCGTGGGCTTTTTCAGTTGTACCAACCTACATAAGTGAAATAGCATTACCTCATTTACGTGGACCGTTCACTGTGTTGGGTGTACTTATTATGTCTCTAGGAATGCTTTCTGGTAGTTTGATACAAGCAAGCTTCTCCATTGAATTATCAGCGTTAATTGGTGGAATATCAGTATTAGTGACTTTAGTGTTAGTTTGTGTCATATCCGAGACACCATACTTTTTTATCAGCAAAAATAAAGATGCTAAATGTAAAGAATCATTAAGAAAATTTCGTTGTGAAAAAATTGTGGATAAAGAGTACGAAGAAATTAAGTCGTCTTGGAATGAAACTCTTGCAATAAAACAAGAAGGCtgggttaaaatttttacagttcCATTAAATCTTAAGGTGGTTTTTATATGCGTTGGTGTTCAAACTTGTCAACAATTTACGGCCCTTACAACTATGGTTACGAATATTCATACAATTGTCCAACATTATCAATTAGATCTTTCATTAACGCAAATTTCAATAATGTCTAAGGGTGTGGAAACTTTCACAACTATTATAAGTATCTTCGTAATAGATTCATGGGGTCGTAggccattatttttatttgtatctcTTGGTGCTTGTATAGCACATTTTATCACTGGGCTTGCATTCGTTATAGCGAATATTAATGGAGAAATATCAACTACCGTTGGAATTACAGCGTTTATTGGAAATCTTATTTATCTAGCAATATCTGGATTGGGATTGAAACATTTGCCAAACGTCTTGGGTGCAGAATTATTTACAACTGACATAAGATCAAAAGGCTGTTCATTGTTAATGGTAATTTCGGCAATAGAAGGTGCAATAGTTGcacttttatttgattttttatttaacatggCCAACTATTTGCCGTTTTTAATCTTTTCTGCATGCGGCTTCCTAGGTTTCGTATTTGGTGTAATATGGGTCCCTGAAACAAGAAGTAAATCTTTGGCTGAAATACAAAGACAGTTGAAGTGTAATTGAgtgtttttgtgtgaaaaaaaccttaactttaataaaaatgaaaataaataaaaatcatagatgagaaaatttttgtatttctggCCTTAAAGAACTGATAATTGAGCATTCTTCGGGGATTGTAAACTTGACACATTCACGggcagacagatagacacacttAAACTGTTTCAATATTTGGTCTGctccatcaatatttctaagcgttacagaGCTATATTAACCCTTGTGTGAGTGACAAAAAAACTTCGAAAGAGTGACGAGGCACCCTGGTACTTTCATATAATTTACGTATACAGCTGAATTCTGCCATAATAACCTATAATCATAATGATTACAGGTAATTATAATCATAatgataaaaagtaa includes:
- the LOC123301139 gene encoding sugar transporter ERD6-like 5; its protein translation is MVLTTVKSYFNKKYLQQYISVMAASLVFFVCGNQMGTMSPYLVILNVDGYHEVPKISSLIVSWLSSIYNIGILFGALMSTYANDILGRKLSMILFTFPALLSQIFQYFAVNISMVFISLFLRGITSSWAFSVVPTYISEIALPHLRGPFTVLGVLIMSLGMLSGSLIQASFSIELSALIGGISVLVTLVLVCVISETPYFFISKNKDAKCKESLRKFRCEKIVDKEYEEIKSSWNETLAIKQEGWVKIFTVPLNLKVVFICVGVQTCQQFTALTTMVTNIHTIVQHYQLDLSLTQISIMSKGVETFTTIISIFVIDSWGRRPLFLFVSLGACIAHFITGLAFVIANINGEISTTVGITAFIGNLIYLAISGLGLKHLPNVLGAELFTTDIRSKGCSLLMVISAIEGAIVALLFDFLFNMANYLPFLIFSACGFLGFVFGVIWVPETRSKSLAEIQRQLKCN